Proteins encoded in a region of the Eschrichtius robustus isolate mEscRob2 chromosome 14, mEscRob2.pri, whole genome shotgun sequence genome:
- the LOC137776263 gene encoding DPEP2 neighbor protein-like: MSDRIFYIYSNLSSVPWEGSAAAAVAPVSPPIPGHYRVLNRGCGETQWGWHGETYCLVGGYRAYGDVPLATPAKVEPEKPVPRCAPKRKHALEKSDEDLGCPRPKIR, translated from the exons ATGTCTGACCGGATCTTCTATATTTACTCTAACCTGTCCTCTGTTCCCTGGGAGGGCAGTGCAGCAG cagcagtggctcccgtttctcctccTATACCTGGTCACTACCGTGTCCTCaaccgagggtgtggagaaacgcagtggggctggcatggggagacatactgcctggttggtggctaccgggcctacggggatgttcctttggccacgccagcaaaggtggaaccagagaagccagtccccagatgtgctcccaagagaaagcacgcTCTGGAAAAGTCGGACGAagatctgggttgccccagacccaaaatccggtgA